A genomic window from Bdellovibrio sp. SKB1291214 includes:
- a CDS encoding BrnT family toxin → MELIEFEWDDHKASMNRQKHGISFAEAVTIWKDDSALEIADPDHSDDEDRWIRLGMTDQFKTLVVVFVEKSPGIRVRVISARKATSKENEQYFARRL, encoded by the coding sequence ATGGAGCTGATCGAATTTGAATGGGATGACCATAAAGCATCCATGAATCGCCAAAAACATGGGATTTCATTTGCGGAAGCCGTAACGATTTGGAAAGACGACAGCGCCCTTGAGATTGCAGACCCTGATCATTCGGATGACGAGGATCGATGGATTCGACTGGGCATGACCGATCAGTTTAAAACTTTAGTCGTCGTCTTTGTTGAAAAGTCCCCGGGGATTCGCGTAAGGGTGATATCGGCCCGTAAGGCGACTTCGAAGGAAAATGAACAATATTTTGCGAGAAGATTATGA
- a CDS encoding pyruvate, water dikinase regulatory protein, protein MSIENKTYTIYILSDSTGETAATMIRAALVQYSNKDINIIRCKNVRSEAQAEAVIEECFERRGMLAYTVASPSLRNKIRDAAAGKGIPYFDLLGPLLSTLDTFFGEHSESHVGALRAVDERYFKRIEAIEYTVKHDDGKTFAELDKADIVLVGISRTSKTPLSIFLSHKGWKVANVPLVLNAPLPEELFKVDQRRVVGLIIDMDSLQRIRKNRLEKFGQDPGGEYASMSHIAKEIEFAEKIFKQNRRWPVFNVTERALEETASEIVRIIAARLGLPDSVIF, encoded by the coding sequence ATGAGCATCGAGAATAAGACCTATACCATTTACATTCTTTCAGACAGTACTGGTGAAACGGCTGCGACCATGATTCGCGCTGCCTTGGTTCAATACTCGAATAAAGACATCAATATCATTCGTTGCAAAAATGTTCGTTCAGAAGCCCAAGCCGAAGCCGTGATCGAAGAATGTTTCGAGCGCCGCGGGATGCTGGCGTACACCGTCGCCAGTCCTTCATTACGTAACAAGATTCGGGATGCAGCTGCTGGGAAGGGTATTCCTTATTTTGACTTGCTGGGGCCATTGCTTTCAACTTTGGATACTTTCTTTGGTGAGCACTCCGAATCCCACGTCGGCGCCTTGCGTGCTGTCGATGAAAGATACTTCAAGCGCATCGAAGCGATTGAATACACCGTCAAACATGACGACGGAAAAACATTTGCCGAGCTTGATAAAGCAGACATCGTACTGGTCGGAATTTCCAGAACCAGCAAAACACCACTTTCAATTTTCCTCAGTCACAAAGGCTGGAAAGTTGCTAACGTTCCTTTGGTTTTGAATGCGCCCCTTCCCGAGGAGCTTTTCAAAGTCGATCAACGTCGCGTAGTGGGTTTGATTATTGATATGGATTCGCTGCAAAGAATTCGCAAGAATCGTCTGGAAAAATTCGGGCAAGACCCTGGTGGCGAATACGCCTCGATGTCACATATCGCCAAGGAAATTGAGTTCGCTGAAAAGATCTTTAAACAAAATCGCAGATGGCCGGTGTTCAATGTGACCGAGCGTGCCCTTGAAGAAACTGCGAGTGAGATCGTGCGTATCATCGCTGCCCGCCTAGGTTTGCCAGACAGCGTGATCTTTTAA
- a CDS encoding methyl-accepting chemotaxis protein has translation MKHSIQVKMSVPIILIAIIVFVAMNFLVAENSLNTAERQAVDKSTAIAKAYANEMRLSVEQGLGIARTLAQHLASAKKNNHLERGPVEHSFQHILESNQGLIGVWTGWEPNAWDGQDVHFANAKGYDKTGRFVPYLSFEKGKATLTPLMDYDKPGVGDYYLVPKARGKETMVEPYLYPVDGVQTLMTSAVVPIFFEGKFVGVAGVDLPLKDLQNDALKIKPFETSTAYLVTNAGNFVAHPDEKMLTKHSTFEVAPEKFKAAFAKGESLVITGMDPDLKEECLYVVSPMVMGGTDAPWSLVIRTPLKTVMADARAMVWTQAVIALIGTLVLLVAVLFIARYIAKAVTSITNRLSETGDNVTVAIEQLSLAGQSLSQSASESAASLEETVAALEEMSSMVRMNSDNAKQAAQLSSQSSESAHKGEIEMTSLMQSMEDISKSSKEIEEIINVIDDIAFQTNLLALNAAVEAARAGEQGKGFAVVAEAVRALAQRSAVAAKDINTLIKSNVIKIENGTLQANRSGEVLKSIVTSVKKVSDLNLEISTASEEQATGIQQISKAMNQLDASVQSNAASSEEIAGTSTDISNQANVMKASTDEMNVFVHGELKKAA, from the coding sequence GTGAAGCATTCCATCCAAGTCAAAATGTCCGTACCCATTATTCTTATTGCGATCATAGTTTTTGTCGCAATGAATTTCTTGGTGGCGGAAAACAGTTTGAACACAGCAGAGCGCCAAGCCGTCGATAAATCAACTGCGATTGCGAAAGCTTACGCGAACGAGATGCGCTTGTCGGTCGAGCAGGGACTGGGGATCGCAAGAACTCTGGCGCAGCACTTGGCATCCGCCAAGAAAAACAATCATCTGGAGCGCGGTCCGGTTGAGCACTCTTTCCAACATATACTTGAATCAAATCAAGGTCTGATCGGTGTGTGGACGGGCTGGGAGCCCAACGCCTGGGACGGCCAAGATGTTCATTTTGCCAACGCAAAAGGCTACGATAAAACGGGTCGCTTTGTTCCTTATTTAAGTTTTGAAAAAGGTAAAGCAACTTTGACGCCACTTATGGATTACGACAAACCAGGTGTCGGTGATTACTACTTAGTTCCGAAAGCTCGCGGCAAAGAGACGATGGTTGAGCCTTATCTTTATCCCGTGGACGGCGTTCAAACCTTAATGACATCAGCAGTGGTACCAATTTTCTTTGAAGGAAAATTCGTGGGAGTGGCGGGTGTCGATTTGCCGCTAAAAGATCTGCAAAATGATGCATTGAAAATCAAACCTTTTGAGACATCCACGGCCTATTTGGTGACAAATGCGGGTAATTTCGTAGCTCACCCCGATGAAAAGATGCTGACAAAACATTCTACTTTTGAAGTGGCGCCGGAAAAATTTAAGGCAGCCTTTGCAAAAGGTGAAAGTCTAGTGATCACCGGCATGGACCCAGATCTTAAAGAAGAATGTCTTTACGTGGTGTCGCCGATGGTGATGGGCGGGACGGACGCGCCATGGTCTTTGGTGATTCGTACTCCACTTAAGACTGTCATGGCAGATGCTCGTGCAATGGTGTGGACTCAGGCTGTTATTGCCCTGATTGGTACCCTTGTGTTGTTGGTGGCTGTTCTTTTCATCGCTCGCTATATTGCAAAAGCGGTGACATCTATTACGAATCGCCTTTCAGAAACCGGTGATAACGTGACGGTAGCAATCGAACAGTTGTCCTTGGCCGGTCAAAGCCTGTCACAGTCTGCTAGCGAATCGGCAGCGTCCTTGGAAGAGACTGTAGCTGCCTTGGAAGAAATGAGCTCCATGGTTCGTATGAATTCCGATAACGCGAAACAAGCGGCCCAATTGTCTTCTCAGTCTTCAGAATCTGCACACAAGGGTGAAATCGAGATGACCTCTTTAATGCAATCTATGGAAGACATTTCTAAGTCTTCGAAAGAAATCGAAGAAATCATCAACGTGATTGACGATATCGCGTTTCAAACGAATCTTTTAGCCTTGAATGCGGCGGTTGAGGCTGCCCGTGCAGGCGAACAAGGTAAAGGTTTTGCGGTGGTCGCAGAGGCCGTTCGCGCCTTGGCACAAAGATCTGCAGTGGCTGCGAAAGATATTAACACCTTGATCAAATCCAATGTCATCAAGATTGAAAACGGCACGTTGCAGGCAAATCGCTCCGGTGAAGTTTTAAAAAGCATCGTCACTTCAGTCAAAAAAGTTTCAGACTTGAATCTTGAAATTTCAACAGCCAGCGAAGAGCAAGCCACGGGTATCCAACAGATTTCCAAAGCGATGAACCAATTGGATGCGTCTGTACAGTCAAATGCGGCCTCTTCGGAAGAGATCGCAGGTACATCGACCGATATCAGCAATCAGGCCAATGTTATGAAAGCTTCCACAGATGAAATGAACGTATTTGTTCACGGGGAATTGAAAAAAGCAGCATAG
- a CDS encoding CopG family transcriptional regulator: MKKEYDFSKAKKGKSSKQVKVIKTFRLDPAVLEWLESEGEKQGMGYQTFLNWFLAKAMSDQDSFEDRLKKLETAIFKKKA, translated from the coding sequence ATGAAAAAAGAGTACGATTTTTCTAAGGCAAAAAAAGGGAAAAGTTCGAAACAGGTGAAGGTAATTAAAACTTTTCGTCTGGATCCTGCGGTGCTGGAATGGCTTGAGTCTGAAGGCGAAAAACAGGGAATGGGATATCAAACTTTTCTGAATTGGTTTCTGGCGAAAGCGATGAGCGATCAAGACAGTTTTGAAGATCGTCTTAAAAAATTGGAAACCGCAATCTTTAAGAAAAAAGCATAA
- a CDS encoding phospholipase D-like domain-containing protein — MKISVCLMAVAIGFTSTAIASRNMKDATGVYRRSKEPQQVTILDSGIASLKKRLDMIENAKQSIEMEYFIYSIDTAGRLVTDALIRKARQGVKIRVIVDTSLPIFELNKYYASVLKEAGIQVHYYNPAVLVRVVTAQFRSHRKTLIVDGVEGITGGRNIADEYFDLSPEYNFLDTDIVVKGSIVQDMRKSFEEFWNADLTEDAPLVRRPRPSDFPGLSDNFENDPWATQDKDARISISRYKGEIARYEDGTAKAKAFTVLTSEDRRIRSYVDTFGAQLLAKEATGVCNDMIFAADFPGMGEKTRVLRKQLAVEANLAEKKIYIESPYFVVKKEISTILDDLLRRDVEINVISNSLYSTDAFYTQAIFDTRIRRWTELGVNVWMHKGTIDPKIYPVIPDARPSRWGTHSKRAVIDERTVIVGTFNMDPRSTNINAEMALICRDNPKLAMAVQKNIKEHIASAAKLNRAGLREDGRPMHENVPVSKKVLFWMTLPLANVLDFLL, encoded by the coding sequence GTGAAAATAAGTGTGTGTTTGATGGCTGTTGCGATTGGATTCACGAGTACTGCCATCGCCTCCCGAAATATGAAAGATGCCACCGGCGTTTACCGCCGCAGTAAAGAGCCACAACAGGTAACCATCCTTGACAGCGGCATTGCCTCCTTAAAAAAGCGTCTGGATATGATCGAAAATGCTAAACAGTCGATCGAGATGGAATACTTTATTTATAGCATCGATACGGCAGGCCGTTTAGTCACCGATGCCCTGATTCGCAAAGCACGCCAAGGCGTAAAAATTCGCGTTATCGTTGATACGTCATTGCCGATTTTTGAGCTGAATAAATACTACGCTTCGGTGCTGAAAGAGGCGGGAATTCAAGTACATTACTATAATCCCGCGGTCTTGGTGCGTGTCGTAACGGCGCAATTCCGTAGCCATCGAAAAACGTTGATCGTGGACGGTGTTGAAGGCATCACCGGCGGTCGAAATATAGCCGACGAGTATTTTGATTTAAGTCCCGAATATAACTTTTTGGATACAGATATCGTGGTTAAGGGTTCTATCGTTCAAGACATGCGAAAAAGTTTTGAAGAGTTCTGGAATGCAGATTTAACTGAAGATGCGCCCCTGGTGCGTCGTCCACGCCCTTCAGATTTTCCAGGATTGAGCGATAACTTTGAAAACGATCCATGGGCCACCCAAGACAAGGATGCTCGTATCAGTATCAGTCGTTATAAAGGGGAGATAGCCCGTTACGAAGACGGAACTGCAAAGGCCAAAGCTTTCACCGTTCTTACCAGTGAAGATCGTCGTATCCGCAGTTATGTTGATACCTTTGGGGCGCAACTCTTAGCTAAAGAAGCCACGGGCGTCTGTAACGATATGATTTTTGCTGCCGACTTTCCGGGGATGGGTGAAAAAACTCGAGTGTTGCGTAAGCAACTGGCCGTCGAAGCAAATCTTGCTGAAAAGAAAATCTATATAGAATCACCCTATTTCGTTGTGAAAAAAGAAATCTCCACGATCTTGGATGATCTTCTTCGTCGTGATGTCGAGATCAACGTTATTTCGAACAGCCTTTACTCAACAGATGCGTTTTATACTCAAGCGATTTTCGACACGCGCATTCGTCGTTGGACAGAGCTAGGTGTGAATGTCTGGATGCATAAGGGGACCATCGATCCTAAAATCTATCCTGTGATTCCGGATGCCCGTCCCTCAAGATGGGGCACTCATTCCAAGCGCGCAGTGATTGATGAACGAACGGTCATCGTTGGTACTTTCAATATGGACCCGAGGTCCACAAATATCAATGCGGAGATGGCCCTGATCTGTCGTGATAATCCAAAGCTTGCCATGGCTGTGCAAAAAAATATTAAAGAGCATATTGCGTCGGCGGCAAAGTTGAATCGCGCAGGCCTTAGAGAAGACGGTCGTCCCATGCATGAAAACGTTCCAGTTTCAAAGAAGGTGCTTTTCTGGATGACGCTTCCGTTGGCAAACGTCTTGGATTTCTTATTGTAA
- a CDS encoding GTP cyclohydrolase yields the protein MERLSQALVSKISTFQKRLQSFLENDFDPQSEERERVQQEFEASRDESLVRGLSQGLPEDHIDRAIVVFSRLAMLFQAGILLENHDGDWKAQAFFHKGVSELFKNSAKSSLSLPNANLMTWLKTDSAAILRKTNLQHLDMDHKTTCLLIKVTPDFSFILMSSLPDIWLQAHAENVRRALINGFAD from the coding sequence ATGGAACGTCTATCACAAGCGCTTGTCTCTAAAATTTCCACTTTTCAAAAACGTCTTCAGTCATTTTTAGAAAATGATTTTGATCCCCAATCCGAAGAGCGCGAACGCGTGCAACAAGAATTTGAAGCTTCTCGTGATGAATCTTTGGTGCGTGGTTTGTCTCAAGGCTTGCCTGAAGATCATATCGACCGCGCGATCGTGGTGTTTTCTCGCCTAGCGATGTTGTTCCAAGCAGGCATCTTACTTGAAAATCACGATGGTGACTGGAAAGCACAGGCATTTTTTCATAAGGGAGTTTCAGAGCTTTTTAAAAACAGCGCGAAATCTTCTTTAAGTCTTCCGAATGCAAATTTGATGACCTGGTTGAAAACCGATTCTGCAGCCATCTTACGCAAAACGAATTTACAGCACTTGGATATGGATCACAAAACAACCTGTCTGTTGATCAAGGTCACTCCCGATTTTTCATTTATTTTGATGTCCTCTTTACCTGATATCTGGTTGCAAGCTCATGCAGAAAACGTGCGCCGTGCTTTAATCAATGGTTTTGCAGATTAA
- a CDS encoding RsmB/NOP family class I SAM-dependent RNA methyltransferase yields the protein MKIHRHLAEAVVNGLEEIFDQNKYADKVIQYNLKGHSKWGSRDRKFFAETVYEVVRWYRLLEFMGQSGDMWRIVGIQWLRMGFDLPDWEEFEGLSYDFIKAREKEAQEKFPVAQSIPDWMDTRGRQELGDVWEKVVKALNKPAEVFMRVNALKFTPDQVIAELKKADIEALPVSPDLPYALKLKERRNVFITEAFRKGMFEVQDAASQMVVPMLDVQPGQRVVDACAGAGGKSLHIASLMKNKGRIISMDIHEWKLQELKVRARRNSVDIIETRVIDSSKVIKRLHEEADRVLLDVPCSGMGVLRRNPDSKWKLTEEEITRLQTLQYELLTSYSKMTKKGGKMVYATCSLFPSENEKQIERFMSEHGAEWSLEKEIHLRPDREGFDGFYAALLIRK from the coding sequence TTGAAAATTCACAGACATCTCGCAGAGGCCGTTGTTAATGGTTTAGAAGAAATATTCGACCAGAACAAATACGCCGATAAAGTTATTCAATACAATCTTAAAGGGCACTCCAAATGGGGTTCCCGTGATCGCAAATTTTTTGCTGAAACAGTTTACGAAGTCGTTCGTTGGTACCGCTTGCTTGAGTTCATGGGACAAAGCGGGGACATGTGGCGCATCGTGGGTATTCAGTGGTTGCGAATGGGCTTTGACCTTCCAGATTGGGAAGAGTTCGAAGGCTTAAGTTACGACTTTATCAAAGCTCGTGAAAAAGAAGCTCAAGAAAAGTTCCCTGTCGCGCAGTCAATTCCTGATTGGATGGATACTCGCGGTCGCCAAGAGTTGGGCGATGTTTGGGAAAAAGTGGTTAAGGCCTTGAATAAGCCTGCTGAAGTTTTCATGCGTGTGAACGCTTTGAAATTCACTCCAGATCAGGTGATCGCAGAACTTAAAAAAGCCGACATTGAAGCTTTGCCGGTTTCTCCGGATCTTCCCTACGCCTTGAAATTAAAAGAGCGTCGTAACGTTTTTATTACCGAGGCTTTCCGTAAAGGGATGTTCGAGGTGCAAGACGCCGCTTCGCAGATGGTTGTGCCGATGCTTGACGTGCAACCGGGTCAACGTGTTGTTGATGCTTGCGCTGGTGCCGGCGGTAAGTCTTTACATATAGCTTCGCTTATGAAAAACAAAGGCCGCATCATCTCTATGGATATCCATGAGTGGAAACTTCAAGAGTTGAAAGTGCGCGCTCGCCGTAACAGCGTTGATATTATTGAAACTCGCGTGATTGATTCTAGCAAAGTGATTAAGCGTCTTCATGAAGAAGCAGATCGCGTGTTGTTGGATGTGCCTTGCTCAGGCATGGGTGTTCTTCGTCGAAATCCAGATTCAAAATGGAAACTGACAGAGGAGGAAATCACTCGCTTGCAAACCCTGCAGTACGAGCTTTTAACTTCGTATTCAAAAATGACGAAAAAAGGCGGCAAGATGGTTTATGCTACTTGCAGTTTATTCCCATCTGAAAACGAAAAACAGATCGAGCGCTTTATGAGTGAGCATGGTGCCGAGTGGTCTTTGGAAAAAGAGATCCACCTTCGTCCAGACCGCGAAGGATTCGACGGCTTTTACGCCGCACTTTTGATTCGCAAATAG
- the hisS gene encoding histidine--tRNA ligase — translation MSGKLQTVRGTRDLLPEDNLVFRFVEESAYQKAKLYGYGEIETPIFEFSDVFHRTLGETSDVVSKETYDFTDRGGESLTLRPEGTAGVARSFISEGMSQLLPLKFYYSGPMFRYERPQKGRYRQFFQLGAECLGYDTPLADVECIAMAWDLLKQIGISAECVLEINTLGDAESRAAYRDALVAYFKSHESELSADSKTRLEKNPLRILDSKDEGDKKLNANAPKFETYLNENSKNFFKKVLAGIEKLGIPYKLNPLLVRGLDYYCHTVFEFTTSKLGAQGTVLAGGRYDGLVETMGGPKTPAVGWAAGIDRLADLTPKELAVSKEVLIAIIGADEAGDEESVKLAHEIRSRGLKAENFLSGKMGKKMQKANNKGAHYALILGGNEVTNNTVTVKNFQSGEQTTVSRSEIATFDFKI, via the coding sequence ATGAGCGGAAAATTGCAAACGGTTCGTGGCACTCGTGATCTTCTTCCAGAGGACAATTTAGTCTTCCGTTTTGTCGAAGAATCAGCCTATCAGAAAGCAAAACTTTACGGATATGGCGAAATCGAAACTCCTATTTTTGAATTTTCTGACGTTTTTCACCGCACTCTGGGGGAAACTTCCGACGTTGTCAGTAAAGAGACTTACGACTTTACAGATCGTGGCGGAGAAAGCCTCACTTTAAGACCCGAGGGAACAGCGGGCGTGGCTCGCTCTTTTATCTCGGAAGGCATGAGTCAGTTGCTTCCTCTTAAATTTTATTATTCGGGCCCGATGTTTCGTTATGAGAGGCCGCAAAAAGGCCGCTACCGCCAATTCTTCCAATTAGGCGCAGAGTGTCTAGGTTATGACACTCCCTTAGCGGACGTCGAGTGCATCGCGATGGCCTGGGATCTTCTAAAACAAATCGGCATTTCTGCAGAGTGCGTTCTTGAAATCAACACATTAGGTGATGCAGAAAGCCGCGCTGCTTACCGCGATGCTCTGGTCGCTTACTTCAAATCTCACGAAAGTGAATTGTCCGCTGACAGCAAGACTCGCTTAGAAAAAAATCCGCTGCGTATTTTGGATTCCAAAGACGAAGGCGATAAAAAATTAAATGCAAACGCTCCTAAGTTTGAAACTTATTTGAATGAAAACTCTAAAAATTTCTTCAAAAAGGTTTTGGCCGGTATCGAAAAATTAGGAATTCCTTATAAGTTGAATCCTCTTTTGGTGCGCGGACTTGATTATTATTGCCACACGGTTTTTGAATTCACGACTTCAAAACTGGGAGCACAGGGCACTGTTTTGGCGGGCGGTCGTTATGACGGTTTAGTGGAAACAATGGGTGGCCCGAAAACTCCGGCTGTGGGTTGGGCTGCGGGAATTGATCGTCTGGCTGATTTGACTCCGAAGGAACTTGCGGTCTCCAAAGAGGTTTTGATCGCAATCATCGGTGCTGACGAAGCTGGCGACGAAGAAAGCGTCAAACTCGCCCATGAAATCCGTTCGCGCGGGTTGAAGGCTGAAAATTTCCTGTCTGGCAAAATGGGCAAGAAAATGCAAAAGGCCAACAACAAAGGCGCTCACTACGCGTTGATCTTAGGCGGCAACGAAGTGACGAACAATACTGTTACGGTCAAAAACTTCCAGAGTGGCGAACAAACAACAGTTTCCCGCTCTGAAATAGCCACCTTCGATTTTAAAATCTAA
- the nusB gene encoding transcription antitermination factor NusB, with the protein MKLTARRQARELALQILFQTEFTPTISVRTFMDVFEESYDTETTSYADLIIKGVQANKAAVDAKIQASSAHWKVERMATIDRNILRIAVWEMKFSADPIKENIAINEAVEIAKKYGTSDSASFVNGLLDQVSKVH; encoded by the coding sequence ATGAAACTGACAGCAAGACGCCAAGCCCGGGAGCTCGCACTCCAAATCCTGTTCCAAACTGAGTTCACGCCAACTATCAGCGTTCGTACTTTCATGGATGTTTTCGAAGAGTCTTATGACACTGAAACGACTTCCTATGCAGATTTGATCATCAAAGGTGTTCAGGCAAATAAAGCCGCCGTTGATGCAAAAATTCAAGCCTCCAGCGCACACTGGAAAGTTGAACGTATGGCAACGATTGATCGCAACATTTTGCGCATCGCTGTTTGGGAAATGAAATTCTCTGCCGATCCTATCAAAGAAAACATTGCCATCAATGAAGCGGTTGAGATCGCTAAAAAGTACGGCACATCTGATTCTGCAAGCTTTGTTAATGGCTTGTTGGATCAAGTGAGCAAGGTGCACTAA
- the nrdR gene encoding transcriptional regulator NrdR, translating into MKCPFCGHADDRVLDTRVQKDGSIRRRRECLECKARFSTVETIMIALPYIIKKDGRREPFSKEKILKGLSAATQKRPVSVAQIDAVVERIAAWIVNRGESEVSSRLLGKKVMAELKQLDDVAYVRFASVYRTFKDVQEFVETLEDAELLDFVDASNPQLSLTAMNFVESEKKPNHETDSKTPSPGARTPNPVPN; encoded by the coding sequence ATGAAATGCCCATTTTGTGGCCACGCAGACGACAGAGTTTTAGATACGAGAGTGCAGAAAGATGGCAGCATCCGCCGCCGTCGCGAATGCCTTGAGTGCAAAGCTCGTTTCTCGACTGTTGAAACAATCATGATCGCCCTCCCCTATATCATTAAAAAAGACGGTCGCCGCGAACCATTCAGTAAAGAAAAAATCCTGAAGGGCTTGTCAGCTGCGACCCAAAAACGTCCTGTCAGTGTCGCGCAAATCGATGCCGTGGTGGAGCGAATTGCAGCTTGGATCGTCAACCGTGGCGAATCCGAAGTGAGCTCTCGCCTGCTTGGCAAAAAAGTGATGGCCGAATTGAAACAGCTTGATGACGTGGCTTATGTTCGTTTCGCGAGTGTTTATCGTACCTTTAAAGACGTCCAGGAATTTGTTGAGACTCTTGAAGACGCTGAACTGCTTGATTTTGTCGATGCAAGTAATCCACAATTAAGCCTGACTGCGATGAACTTCGTTGAAAGCGAGAAAAAGCCAAATCATGAAACTGACAGCAAGACGCCAAGCCCGGGAGCTCGCACTCCAAATCCTGTTCCAAACTGA
- the lgt gene encoding prolipoprotein diacylglyceryl transferase — translation MVHDFDPFALRISGDFGVRWYGLSYMMGFICAYLLIKWLATRQRSGLTVQMVGDFITYGAIGTLVGGRLGYVFFYGPDLIWKFKSSFPYWGVLAVNEGGMASHGGIIGIVVACLLYARKYSVNATYLFDLVAVAGPVGVFFGRIANFINGELVGRACDPSFPLAVKFPQDIELWPSQEFSRLPDLGNVVDKIGGVGGMTREQWLELVGKFNMDQGAREQVYATLHKVILSIQDGNTAVKAAIEPLLTPRYPSQLFAAVGEGLFIFLVLFFLWRKPRKPGFIASVFIMLYAVVRIADEHFRMPDVQIGFQLFGLTRGQWLSIAMLCVGLLMMFIWSRAGSLKIPGWGRGHSIRLNRK, via the coding sequence GTGGTTCACGATTTTGATCCCTTTGCGTTAAGAATTTCTGGTGACTTCGGAGTTCGCTGGTACGGCCTCTCTTACATGATGGGCTTTATCTGTGCCTACTTGTTAATCAAATGGTTGGCAACGCGCCAACGCTCGGGCCTGACTGTTCAGATGGTAGGCGATTTCATCACTTATGGCGCCATTGGTACTTTGGTGGGCGGTCGTTTGGGTTACGTTTTCTTTTATGGCCCGGATCTGATTTGGAAATTCAAAAGCAGCTTCCCATATTGGGGAGTGTTGGCTGTTAACGAGGGTGGCATGGCGAGTCATGGAGGTATCATCGGTATCGTTGTTGCCTGCCTGTTGTACGCAAGAAAGTACTCTGTGAACGCAACTTACCTGTTTGACCTTGTCGCGGTTGCGGGCCCTGTCGGTGTCTTTTTTGGCCGTATCGCGAATTTCATCAATGGCGAGCTGGTGGGTCGCGCTTGTGATCCTTCATTCCCTTTGGCAGTAAAATTCCCTCAAGATATCGAATTGTGGCCTTCTCAAGAATTCAGCCGTTTGCCTGACCTTGGAAATGTGGTGGATAAAATCGGTGGTGTCGGCGGAATGACTCGCGAGCAGTGGTTGGAACTTGTTGGTAAATTCAATATGGACCAAGGCGCTCGTGAGCAAGTCTATGCAACTCTTCACAAAGTTATTCTGTCTATTCAGGACGGCAACACTGCTGTGAAAGCGGCCATCGAACCATTGTTGACACCTCGTTATCCCTCGCAACTTTTTGCGGCAGTGGGAGAGGGTTTGTTCATTTTCTTGGTGCTATTCTTCCTATGGAGAAAACCACGTAAACCAGGATTCATCGCTTCTGTATTTATCATGCTTTACGCAGTAGTGCGTATCGCTGACGAACATTTCCGAATGCCCGACGTGCAAATCGGTTTCCAATTGTTTGGTCTGACTCGTGGTCAGTGGCTGTCGATTGCAATGTTGTGCGTGGGTCTTTTGATGATGTTCATCTGGAGCAGAGCTGGCTCTCTTAAAATCCCTGGATGGGGTCGAGGCCACTCGATTCGCCTAAACCGCAAATAG